A single Tenacibaculum sp. Bg11-29 DNA region contains:
- a CDS encoding aspartate carbamoyltransferase catalytic subunit encodes MKQLSVENLLGIKYLNKNDLELIFETASHFKEVINRPIKKVPSLRDITIANLFFENSTRTKLSFELAEKRLSADVINFSAGQSSVKKGETLIDTVNNILSMKVDIVVMRHASVGAGIFLSKHVDARIINAGDGTHEHPTQALLDSFSMREALNSNLKGKKIVIVGDVLHSRVALSNIFALQLQGAKVKVCGPTTLIPRYISSLGVEVETNLKKALEWCDVANVLRVQHERMDIKYFPSTREYTQLFGINKELLDSLGKEIVIMHPGPINRGVELTSDVADSNQSIILNQVENGVAVRMAVMYLLAQQIKR; translated from the coding sequence ATGAAGCAGTTAAGTGTTGAAAATTTATTAGGTATTAAGTACCTTAACAAAAATGATTTAGAGCTTATTTTTGAAACTGCTTCACATTTTAAAGAAGTTATAAATAGACCTATTAAAAAAGTACCTTCTCTTCGAGATATTACCATTGCTAATCTATTTTTTGAAAATAGTACACGTACAAAATTATCATTTGAATTAGCTGAGAAACGATTATCTGCCGATGTTATTAATTTTTCTGCAGGACAATCATCAGTAAAGAAAGGAGAAACTTTAATAGATACCGTAAACAATATTTTATCAATGAAGGTAGATATTGTTGTGATGCGTCATGCAAGTGTTGGTGCAGGAATATTTTTATCGAAACATGTAGATGCTAGAATAATAAATGCTGGTGATGGAACTCATGAACATCCTACCCAAGCTTTATTAGATAGTTTCTCTATGCGTGAAGCTTTAAATAGTAATTTAAAAGGTAAAAAAATTGTTATTGTTGGTGATGTTTTACACTCTCGTGTTGCATTATCTAACATATTTGCTTTACAGTTACAAGGTGCAAAAGTAAAAGTTTGTGGGCCAACAACTTTAATTCCTCGATATATTTCTAGCTTAGGTGTTGAAGTTGAAACAAATTTAAAAAAGGCCTTAGAATGGTGTGATGTAGCCAACGTTTTACGTGTACAACACGAACGTATGGATATTAAATACTTTCCATCAACAAGAGAATATACACAGCTTTTTGGGATTAATAAAGAACTACTAGATAGTCTTGGCAAAGAAATTGTAATTATGCACCCAGGTCCTATAAACCGAGGAGTAGAACTAACAAGTGATGTTGCTGACAGTAATCAATCTATCATCTTAAATCAGGTAGAAAATGGTGTAGCCGTACGAATGGCTGTTATGTATTTATTAGCACAGCAAATAAAGAGATAG
- a CDS encoding SulP family inorganic anion transporter: protein MMKYIKNKKLKIKDDTLAGITVSLAMIPEVVAFAFVAQISPIVALFGAFVVGIISAIFGGRPGLISGAAGAVAVIFVHMIQEGHAKGLLFDNPVENMGYFYLLAAVVLMGIIQVLAGVFKLGKFVRLIPHPVMMGFVNGLAIVIFMAQLGMFTENSKDFFGQNKRKTETKELVYNVNNNEVKDILSGTIIYKVKENSVINFQTSKEEFVIADGQVFNPITKKVIFNVKDDGFYAVKDTGVVKSTMQGKKLYTMIGLVLLTMLIVWGLPKLTTKIPAALTAILIVTLISIFSGLTSINVGDFIRDGGGAGLNGIDEISKKLNLFELWSNLPFNLDTLKFIAPYAFLAASVGLIETLMTMNLVDELTGTRGNGNKECVAQGAGNMVSGLFGGTGGCGMIGQTVININAGGRGRLSGVMMSLTLLTFILFADKYIEQVPIAALVGVMFMMVIETFAWSSFRIMNKIPKSDVFVLIIVSAVTVIFDLAIAVFVGVIISALSFAWSSAKKIRARKRLKPDGTKVYEIWGPLFFGSITDFNVKFDIKNDPDTVEIDFVESRVADHSAIEAIFGLVEKYQAAGKKVILKHLSEDCKVLLYKASPIFRGVIEEAVDDPRYHLAANPEDFPKPLSEYKF from the coding sequence ATGATGAAATATATTAAAAACAAGAAACTTAAGATTAAAGACGATACGTTAGCGGGTATAACAGTTTCTTTAGCAATGATACCTGAAGTGGTAGCTTTTGCTTTTGTAGCTCAAATAAGTCCTATTGTAGCATTATTTGGTGCTTTTGTAGTAGGAATAATTTCAGCTATATTTGGAGGTAGACCAGGTTTAATATCTGGAGCTGCTGGTGCTGTAGCGGTTATTTTTGTTCACATGATTCAAGAAGGACATGCTAAAGGCCTTTTATTTGATAACCCTGTAGAAAATATGGGTTATTTTTATTTGTTAGCAGCAGTCGTTTTAATGGGAATTATACAAGTGTTAGCAGGTGTCTTTAAGTTAGGTAAATTTGTGCGATTAATACCACACCCTGTAATGATGGGGTTTGTAAACGGATTAGCTATTGTTATTTTTATGGCTCAGTTAGGAATGTTTACAGAAAATTCAAAAGATTTTTTTGGTCAGAACAAACGTAAAACCGAAACTAAAGAATTAGTATATAATGTAAATAATAATGAGGTAAAGGATATATTATCTGGTACTATTATATATAAGGTTAAAGAAAATTCAGTTATCAACTTTCAAACAAGTAAAGAAGAATTTGTTATTGCTGATGGTCAGGTTTTTAATCCAATAACTAAAAAAGTTATTTTTAATGTAAAAGACGATGGGTTTTATGCTGTAAAAGATACGGGGGTTGTAAAATCAACAATGCAAGGTAAAAAGTTGTATACTATGATTGGTTTAGTATTATTAACAATGCTTATTGTATGGGGGTTACCAAAATTAACAACTAAGATACCTGCAGCTTTAACTGCTATTTTAATAGTTACTTTAATTTCAATTTTTAGTGGTTTAACTTCAATTAATGTAGGTGATTTTATTAGAGATGGAGGAGGAGCTGGTTTAAATGGGATAGATGAAATTTCTAAAAAATTAAACTTATTTGAACTTTGGAGTAATTTACCTTTTAATTTAGATACCTTAAAATTCATTGCACCTTATGCTTTCTTAGCCGCTTCTGTTGGTTTAATTGAAACATTAATGACAATGAATTTAGTTGATGAGTTAACAGGAACAAGAGGAAACGGAAATAAAGAGTGTGTAGCGCAAGGTGCAGGAAACATGGTAAGTGGTTTATTTGGTGGTACTGGTGGTTGTGGTATGATAGGTCAAACAGTAATTAATATAAATGCAGGTGGTAGAGGACGATTATCAGGAGTAATGATGTCGTTAACTTTATTAACTTTTATTTTATTTGCAGATAAATATATTGAACAAGTGCCAATTGCAGCCTTAGTAGGAGTAATGTTTATGATGGTTATTGAAACTTTTGCTTGGTCTAGTTTTAGAATTATGAATAAGATACCTAAATCAGATGTATTTGTCTTAATTATAGTATCGGCAGTAACAGTAATTTTTGATTTAGCAATAGCAGTATTTGTAGGTGTTATAATCTCAGCATTATCTTTTGCTTGGTCAAGTGCTAAGAAAATTAGAGCAAGAAAACGACTAAAACCAGATGGAACCAAAGTATATGAAATATGGGGGCCTTTATTTTTTGGAAGTATTACCGATTTTAATGTGAAGTTTGATATTAAAAATGATCCAGATACTGTAGAAATTGATTTTGTAGAGTCAAGAGTTGCAGATCACTCGGCCATTGAAGCTATTTTCGGATTGGTAGAGAAGTATCAAGCAGCAGGAAAAAAAGTAATACTTAAGCATTTAAGTGAAGATTGTAAGGTGTTACTATATAAAGCAAGTCCTATTTTTAGAGGAGTTATAGAAGAAGCAGTAGATGATCCTCGTTATCATTTAGCAGCAAACCCTGAAGACTTTCCAAAGCCTTTATCAGAGTATAAATTTTAA
- a CDS encoding outer membrane beta-barrel family protein, whose protein sequence is MKKIILILLTVFSVNMFAQMPKSSLPKPGTVSGKVIDKITKEPLPYVNIIIKDSAKKIITGGITNDNGTFSIKNIPEGKVIIEIQFIGYKTVSRPITVSSKNKKINLGTISLNEDSTTLDEIEVRAETSTVVQKIDRKVINVGKDLTSAGATASELLNNVQSVSVDSQSGELSLRGNSNVRVLVDGKPTNMSSAQLLQQIPSTSIKSIELITNPSAKYNPEGMSGIINIILNKSANIGFNGSINTGITHGENTRYNGSLNMNYKTGKVNFYTNLGYNAGKRHNFGYVNRTGSSASSQNFIFDNDKKSYLVKFGADIYINDKNTLSFYTTQNRSDAFNTGSVKIYEGSSLVTNAPNTSDNDNTSGTYNLNYKIDFNKEGHNLEVEATYSDSENDENAITNETIIPTSDSKYKFLNYFNTIKNNRNNTLINIDYTNPISKNGKLELGLEYRTNETKNGNNTDQYGLKVDSNGNLVLDPINNTPIIEAIGNSSFTYNRDIFSGYVNYGHKFNKITMQLGARLEQYNVNGNFTNKNETKPYTDNIFSFYPSAFFTYNPSDKNQFQLSYSRRVDRPSIGQVNPIREWSTPLITSVGNPNLKPQFTNSFEVNYTRKIKGGSLTFGTFYRKVTDEISTILYKDPSDNTNTRQIKSDQNFDGNDRYGFEMSSNYRITKWWRANASLDVYSQTLKGLVSGVQKEVKNTAFNTRLSNSFTATKKLKFQLFAMYRGANKNLQFNIDPMWMINTGASYKVLKGKGNITFRVNDIFKGMKFRFNSTDPYTQTGQFNWESRTAYIGFNYRFGGGKNKAKRRRNRDNNEKSGGGGFI, encoded by the coding sequence ATGAAAAAAATAATATTAATCCTTTTAACTGTATTTAGTGTGAATATGTTTGCGCAAATGCCTAAAAGTAGCTTACCTAAACCAGGTACTGTTTCAGGTAAAGTTATCGATAAAATAACCAAAGAACCTTTACCATATGTAAATATTATAATCAAAGACTCTGCCAAGAAAATTATAACTGGTGGAATAACAAATGACAATGGTACATTTTCTATTAAAAATATCCCAGAAGGAAAGGTTATTATTGAAATTCAATTTATAGGATATAAAACAGTTTCTAGACCAATTACTGTTAGCTCTAAAAATAAAAAAATTAATCTTGGTACTATATCTTTAAATGAAGATTCTACAACCTTAGATGAAATTGAAGTAAGAGCTGAAACTTCTACTGTTGTTCAGAAAATAGATAGAAAAGTAATTAATGTTGGTAAAGATTTAACTTCTGCAGGTGCGACTGCTTCTGAATTATTAAACAACGTACAATCTGTAAGTGTTGATAGTCAATCAGGAGAATTAAGCTTACGTGGAAATTCTAATGTTCGTGTTTTAGTTGATGGTAAACCTACAAACATGAGTTCTGCTCAATTACTACAACAAATACCTTCAACCTCTATTAAGAGTATTGAATTAATTACCAACCCTTCTGCTAAGTACAATCCTGAAGGAATGAGTGGTATTATAAATATAATTCTAAATAAAAGTGCCAACATTGGTTTTAATGGTTCTATTAATACAGGAATTACTCATGGAGAAAATACGAGATACAATGGTTCATTAAATATGAATTATAAAACCGGTAAAGTCAATTTTTACACAAATTTAGGTTACAATGCTGGTAAACGCCATAACTTTGGTTATGTTAATAGAACTGGAAGTAGTGCTTCTTCTCAAAACTTTATTTTTGACAATGATAAAAAGTCATACTTAGTAAAATTTGGTGCAGACATTTATATCAATGATAAAAACACCTTATCTTTTTATACTACACAAAACAGGTCTGATGCTTTTAATACTGGTTCTGTGAAAATATATGAAGGAAGTTCATTAGTTACCAATGCTCCTAATACATCTGATAATGATAATACTTCAGGTACTTACAATTTAAATTACAAAATTGATTTTAACAAAGAAGGTCATAATCTAGAAGTTGAAGCTACTTATTCTGATTCAGAAAATGATGAAAATGCAATTACGAATGAAACTATAATCCCTACAAGCGATTCTAAATATAAATTTTTAAATTATTTTAATACTATTAAAAATAATAGAAATAATACATTAATTAACATTGATTATACAAACCCAATATCAAAAAACGGAAAATTAGAACTTGGTTTAGAATATAGAACTAACGAAACAAAAAACGGAAACAATACAGATCAATATGGGTTAAAAGTAGATAGTAACGGGAATTTAGTTCTAGACCCTATTAACAACACGCCTATTATAGAAGCGATTGGTAACTCTTCTTTTACATACAATAGAGATATCTTTTCAGGTTATGTAAATTACGGTCATAAATTTAACAAAATAACCATGCAACTTGGGGCACGTTTAGAACAATATAATGTAAATGGAAACTTTACAAATAAAAATGAAACGAAACCTTATACTGATAATATTTTTAGTTTTTACCCATCAGCTTTTTTCACTTATAACCCATCTGATAAAAATCAATTCCAATTAAGCTATAGCCGTAGAGTTGACAGACCATCTATTGGACAAGTAAACCCGATTAGAGAATGGAGTACCCCGCTAATTACATCTGTTGGTAATCCTAATTTAAAACCTCAATTTACAAATTCATTTGAAGTAAATTATACTAGAAAAATAAAAGGAGGATCACTTACTTTTGGAACATTTTACAGAAAAGTAACTGATGAAATTTCAACCATCCTATATAAAGACCCATCAGATAACACCAACACTAGACAAATAAAATCAGATCAAAATTTTGATGGAAATGACAGATATGGTTTCGAAATGTCTAGTAATTATAGAATAACAAAATGGTGGAGAGCAAATGCTAGTTTAGATGTATACTCACAAACATTAAAAGGACTTGTTAGCGGAGTACAAAAAGAAGTAAAGAATACTGCTTTTAACACAAGATTAAGTAATAGTTTTACAGCAACTAAAAAATTGAAGTTTCAATTATTCGCCATGTACAGAGGTGCTAACAAAAACTTACAATTTAATATTGACCCAATGTGGATGATTAATACTGGAGCTAGTTATAAAGTATTGAAAGGAAAAGGAAATATTACTTTTAGAGTAAATGATATTTTTAAAGGAATGAAATTTAGATTTAACTCTACCGATCCATATACTCAAACAGGTCAATTTAACTGGGAAAGCAGAACTGCATATATAGGTTTCAACTATAGGTTTGGTGGTGGTAAAAACAAAGCCAAACGCAGAAGAAATAGAGACAATAATGAAAAAAGCGGTGGCGGTGGTTTTATATAA
- the pyrR gene encoding bifunctional pyr operon transcriptional regulator/uracil phosphoribosyltransferase PyrR, with the protein MSRKILLTSKDIEIILHRLACQLIENHNDFSNTVLIGLQPRGTFLAKRLAKLLTDQYHIKDLQLGFLDITFYRDDFRRRDEPLEATSTKIDFLIEGKKVVIIDDVLYSGRSVRSALTAIQSYGRPDNIELLVLIDRRFSRHLPIQPNYRGRQVDAINEENVIVNWLETHKKDTIYLESKPTKLD; encoded by the coding sequence ATGAGCAGGAAAATACTACTTACTTCGAAAGATATTGAAATCATTCTGCATCGATTAGCATGCCAGTTAATCGAAAATCATAACGATTTTTCTAATACTGTTTTAATAGGTCTTCAACCAAGAGGAACTTTTTTAGCTAAACGATTAGCTAAATTATTAACAGACCAGTATCATATTAAAGATTTACAATTAGGGTTTTTAGATATTACCTTTTATCGTGATGATTTTCGTAGAAGAGATGAACCGTTAGAAGCTACATCAACTAAAATTGATTTTTTAATTGAAGGGAAAAAAGTAGTAATTATTGACGATGTTCTCTATTCAGGAAGAAGTGTGCGAAGCGCTTTAACAGCTATTCAGTCATATGGAAGACCAGATAACATAGAATTATTAGTCTTAATCGATCGTCGTTTTAGTCGTCACTTACCAATTCAACCTAATTACAGAGGTAGACAAGTAGATGCTATTAACGAAGAAAACGTGATTGTTAATTGGCTAGAAACTCACAAAAAAGATACTATTTACCTAGAAAGCAAGCCTACAAAGCTTGATTAG
- a CDS encoding T9SS type A sorting domain-containing protein — protein sequence MVKKILFLFLLVTLSSFSQKKSIDGLVVSPNPFTTTTTIFINSKVSQNVILTVRNVLGKTVYSKRIKITNGRNSIPFDRNDLKSGMYIYAIQNNKEVISKRFVIR from the coding sequence ATGGTAAAAAAAATACTTTTTTTATTCTTATTAGTCACCTTATCTAGCTTTTCTCAAAAAAAGTCTATTGATGGTTTGGTTGTTTCACCAAACCCTTTTACTACTACTACTACTATATTTATTAACTCTAAAGTTAGTCAAAATGTAATTTTAACTGTTAGAAATGTACTCGGTAAAACTGTATATTCTAAAAGAATTAAAATTACAAACGGACGTAATTCTATTCCTTTTGATCGTAACGATTTAAAATCAGGTATGTATATTTATGCTATTCAGAATAATAAAGAAGTAATATCTAAACGTTTTGTAATACGATAA
- a CDS encoding ribonuclease Z codes for MSLNLTILGCHSATPRVNSHPTSQYLEINNNHFLIDCGEGTQRQMRKYKIGFSKINHIFISHLHGDHFFGLIGLISTFGILNREKDLHIYGPKGIKEVTTLQLKLSKSWTKYHIFFHELESKESELIFEDDKVTVHTIPLDHRVYTNGFLFTEKEKPRKLHIGNIEQYKEIDTCDFHNIKAGKNFTLSTGEVILNSELTIDPPKPKAFAFCSDTSYKPSIVPIIKNVDLLYHEATFLKDRENLCEKTKHSTAEQAAEIANNANVNKLIIGHYSSRYSNIQDFKKEAQTIFKNVELAEAGKKYTPNASPITILN; via the coding sequence ATGAGCTTAAACTTAACTATTTTAGGTTGCCATTCAGCAACTCCTAGAGTAAACTCACACCCTACATCTCAATATTTAGAAATTAATAACAATCATTTTTTAATTGATTGTGGTGAAGGTACGCAAAGACAAATGCGAAAATATAAAATTGGTTTTTCTAAAATAAACCATATTTTTATTTCTCATTTGCATGGTGATCATTTTTTTGGATTAATAGGACTTATATCTACTTTTGGAATTTTAAATCGAGAAAAAGATTTACATATCTATGGACCAAAAGGAATTAAAGAAGTTACAACTCTTCAATTAAAACTTTCAAAATCTTGGACAAAATACCATATATTTTTTCACGAATTAGAGTCTAAAGAAAGTGAATTAATTTTTGAAGACGATAAAGTTACTGTTCATACAATACCATTAGATCATCGAGTTTATACAAATGGTTTCTTATTTACAGAAAAAGAAAAGCCTAGAAAATTACATATTGGTAATATTGAACAGTATAAAGAAATAGATACTTGTGATTTTCATAACATTAAAGCAGGAAAAAATTTTACTTTATCTACTGGTGAGGTTATTTTAAATTCTGAACTAACAATTGACCCACCTAAACCAAAAGCCTTTGCTTTTTGTAGTGATACTAGTTATAAACCAAGTATTGTACCTATAATTAAAAATGTAGATTTACTATATCATGAAGCTACTTTTTTAAAAGACAGGGAAAATTTGTGTGAAAAAACAAAACATTCTACTGCTGAACAAGCTGCTGAAATTGCGAATAATGCAAATGTAAATAAATTAATTATTGGTCATTATTCTAGCAGGTATTCAAACATACAAGATTTTAAAAAAGAGGCTCAAACTATTTTTAAAAATGTAGAATTAGCTGAAGCTGGAAAAAAATACACTCCAAACGCTTCACCTATTACAATTCTAAATTAA
- a CDS encoding hydrogen peroxide-inducible genes activator, producing the protein MTITQLKYTLAVAEYKNFTIAAEHCFVTQPTLSMQIQKLEDELEAKIFNRSKKPIELTEVGEKIIEQAKVIVDESNRIIDIVHQQKGYVGGEFRLGIIPTVMPTLLPMFLKTFNKNYPKVQLIIEELTTEEIIRKLTDGHIDAALAATPLENEAIKERVLYYEPFVGLIPNEHRLYHQKKIKIDDLEVDDILLLEDGHCFKNSIINLCRTNKKNSTHHFQLESGSFDTLIKLSKDGLGMTLLPYLNTLDLNEQDKAHLRDFETPPPAREVSLIYHKSQLKMQLIEALKSTIDSVVRGAIAFSDVEIISPINKI; encoded by the coding sequence ATGACAATCACACAGTTAAAATATACCCTTGCTGTAGCTGAATACAAGAACTTTACTATTGCTGCTGAGCACTGCTTTGTTACGCAACCCACTTTAAGTATGCAGATACAAAAACTGGAAGATGAATTAGAAGCTAAAATATTTAATCGCTCAAAAAAACCAATTGAATTAACAGAAGTTGGTGAAAAAATTATTGAACAGGCTAAAGTTATTGTTGATGAAAGTAATCGAATTATAGATATTGTTCATCAACAAAAAGGATATGTAGGTGGTGAGTTTAGACTTGGTATAATACCTACTGTTATGCCTACCTTATTACCAATGTTTTTAAAAACATTTAATAAAAATTACCCAAAGGTTCAATTAATTATTGAAGAATTAACTACTGAAGAAATCATTAGAAAGTTAACCGACGGACATATTGATGCTGCTTTAGCGGCAACACCTTTAGAGAATGAAGCTATAAAAGAACGTGTATTATACTACGAACCTTTTGTTGGCTTAATACCTAACGAACACCGCTTGTATCATCAGAAAAAGATTAAAATTGATGATTTAGAAGTTGATGACATTTTGCTTTTAGAAGATGGCCATTGCTTTAAAAACAGTATTATTAATTTGTGTAGAACCAATAAGAAAAATTCAACACATCATTTTCAATTAGAAAGTGGAAGTTTTGATACCCTTATAAAACTATCAAAAGATGGTTTAGGAATGACTTTATTACCTTATCTAAATACGCTGGATTTAAATGAACAAGATAAAGCACATTTAAGAGATTTCGAAACTCCGCCTCCAGCAAGAGAGGTTAGTTTAATATACCATAAATCTCAGCTTAAAATGCAATTAATTGAAGCTCTAAAAAGCACAATAGATAGTGTAGTAAGAGGTGCTATTGCTTTTAGTGATGTAGAGATTATTAGCCCAATAAATAAAATATAG
- a CDS encoding CoA-binding protein: MKKNTLVIGASLNPTRYSNIAIKRLIGREIKTSAVGLRKGKVLGVVIEAEKIKFNDIDTVTLYLNSERQKEYYDYIISLKPQRVIFNPGTENTAFYELLKENGIKSEIACTLVLLSTNQY; encoded by the coding sequence ATGAAAAAAAATACTTTAGTTATTGGAGCTTCTTTGAATCCTACAAGATATTCAAATATTGCTATTAAAAGATTGATAGGTAGAGAGATAAAAACCTCGGCTGTTGGTTTAAGAAAGGGAAAGGTATTAGGTGTTGTTATTGAAGCTGAAAAAATAAAATTTAACGATATTGATACAGTTACATTATATTTAAATTCAGAACGACAGAAAGAGTACTATGATTATATAATAAGCTTAAAACCTCAGAGGGTGATTTTTAATCCTGGAACAGAAAATACTGCGTTTTATGAACTTTTAAAAGAAAATGGAATAAAATCAGAGATCGCTTGTACGTTGGTATTGTTATCAACGAATCAATATTAA
- a CDS encoding Dps family protein, whose protein sequence is MNTTVLGLDKEKSIELVKELNVLLANFQVYYQNVRGLHWNIKGKSFFELHVKFEELYTDSQLKVDLIAERILTLQGTPLHTFDDYIKAAKVPVGKNISKDVAAVELVVESLSELLKIERGILDLSGEANDEGTNSMISDFIAEQEKIIWMLNAWLA, encoded by the coding sequence ATGAATACAACTGTTTTAGGATTAGATAAAGAAAAATCAATTGAATTAGTAAAAGAATTAAATGTATTATTAGCTAATTTTCAGGTATACTACCAAAATGTAAGAGGTTTACATTGGAATATTAAAGGGAAAAGTTTCTTTGAATTACATGTAAAGTTTGAAGAGTTATATACAGATTCTCAGTTAAAAGTAGATTTAATTGCTGAACGAATTTTAACTTTACAAGGAACACCATTACATACTTTTGATGATTATATAAAAGCAGCTAAAGTTCCTGTAGGGAAAAATATAAGTAAAGATGTTGCTGCAGTAGAATTAGTTGTTGAATCATTATCTGAGTTATTGAAAATTGAAAGAGGAATTTTAGATTTATCAGGAGAAGCAAATGATGAAGGTACAAATTCAATGATAAGTGACTTTATTGCTGAGCAAGAGAAAATAATATGGATGTTAAATGCATGGTTAGCTTAG